The following nucleotide sequence is from uncultured Draconibacterium sp..
CACATATTTCTATTTTTGAAGTGTCTCAACATATTATTAAAATCGTTATTTTAAAATTGTATTTCACAAAAAAAGGATCGACATAATGCCAATCCTCTTTCGTATCTATTTCTTTTTCAACGCTATTGTCTGCCCCCACCAGGACCACCTCTTCTGTTGGCTCTTCTTTCTTCCATCAATTTCTCATACTTTACAAACTGCTCATCAGTCAGGATTTTCTTAATCTCCTTCTGTTGATTTGTTCTCCATTCGGTCATCTTTTCCCGCATTTTAGTGCGGTCTTCCTCTGCTCTCATTTCCTCGCGTAAAGTCGACATCTCTTTGTATGATTTCTGGAGAACCTTTTCCATCTTTTCTGCCTGAGTATCGTTTAATTTCAATTCCGTTTTAAATTGCTCAGTTTGTCTTTTTGCCATTTCCTCCGGGTTAAACTGACGCTGTCCTCCCCTGTTTTGAGCCATTGCCACAGTTGTTCCTATCAGAACTACTACCAATAAAAATGCTAATCTTTTCATAAAACCTGTTTTTAATTGTTTAATCAACAGATTAGACCGCATATCAGATTTTTAGTTTAAAGGAAGTGCGATAAAACTTAAATTTGAAAACTCAAATTTAAGCCAAGAATATCAGCCGATAACCAAGTATTCAGCACTTCTTGCTTTTGCAGCGCATAATAAATTTTTATTTCGATGTGCTCCTTTTCAAAGGCTGTTAATCCCGAATAAAACCGAGCCAGGTCTGTGCCTTTGCCATTTAGCATTAAAAACGATTCTTCCTGCAAATAAAATTGTAATCCCCATTCGGTAATTGCCGGAAATTTCATGCGTAACGACTGCCTGTATCTAAAGTAGTTATCAAGTGCTTTAAAGGTTCTGTATTCAAAACGGTTATAAAAGTCGAATTCAAAATTCTTAAGGTCTTTTCCTAAATTTACAAAAACTATGGGACGATTCTCTTGCAACCATTCACCAATCTGAAGGTTTGCATAGCTTACCCTGAAACCGGCACCATATTCAAGCCAGTTTAATACCTGATGCTCAATTAATATTTCACCATATTTTAAATCGAGCATTGTGCGTTTTGGTGAATAATGAATTTTTTCGGCAACAGTTATACTAATTTTATTACAGGGTTCAATTTCAACCTGGTTTTTGTTCCAAAGCACAAATGGGCGCTCTTGAGCAAAACTGTTAATGCTAGCAAGAATCAATAATAAAACGTACAATTTTTGCATGGATGTAAAAATAGGAAACAATATATTCCCCTTATATAATCTCATTACTAAATTTCATTTTTCACTTCATTTATTAAAATTGACAATTCAGGTTAAAACTTTCTCACATCAGGTAATACCATTTAAATAAGTAATAAAAAACTTGTACATTTGGAACAAAATCGTCGAATAAGGAAAATAATTATGAGCGCGAACTCGAAACAACAAATTATTGAAGCAGCCGGAATCGTTTTTGAACGTTATGGTTTTAAAAAGACAACCATGGATGACATTGCTTTTGCTGCAGGCAAAGGAAAAAGTTCGCTTTACTATTATTTCAAGAACAAAGAAGAGGTTTTTGAAGCCGTTGTTGCACATGAAGCAAAACAATTGGTAGCCGAAATAAACAAGGCAATAGATACGTCGCACTCGGCAGTCGATAAGTTAAGAAGTTATGTGAATATTCGGATGAAACGATTTGTTCAACGAGGCAACCTGGCAACGGCTTTGAACGACAATTTTCTAGCAACCTTTGCTTTTATTGAAAAGATACAGAATAATTACAGGGATTTTGAGATTGAAATGATTGCCGCAATTATAAACGAAGGTATTAACCGAAAGGAATTTAAACCTGTTGATGCCAATTTTACCAGTGAGGCGATTCTTACCTGTATGATTGGTTTTGAAGTTCCTTTATTAACCAAATCGAAAACCAGCGAGGAATCGATAACAAAAATCAATAATGTAATTGATATGTTCTTTTACGGTATTTGTACCTAAAATTTTTTATATCAGAATTCGAATATTTTAGATAATAGTTCAAATCATACGAAATAATAATAATAAATAGAAAACAGAATTATGATGAAACAGAAAACAAATTATTCAGGAAAAACACTCTACAGCCTAATGCTGGTTGGAGTTTTAACAATGGGCCTTTCACTGGCATCAAAAGCTCAAATGAGTTATGGAATTAAAATTGGTGCAGGCGCAGCTTGCCAGTCTGATATGTTAGAATTAGCCAATAACTGCGATGTGCGTTTTAGCCCAACTATAGGCTTTGTTGGGAAGTACCAGATTACAGAAGGTTTTGCCTTAAAAAGTGGTTTAGAGTACCAACAAAAAGGACGCAGTTTTACCGAGGAGAATGTGGATGTAACGAACAAACTTCAGTATTTATCGCTGCCTGTAAAAGCTGAATTTTCGGCAGGAGAAAAAGCCGGTTTCAAAAAAGGACAACGCCTGTATTTTGCAGTTGGTCCCTACTTAAGCTACATGCTTGATGCTAAAAGAGAACTGGATGACACAACTTTTGATATGAAAAGCAATACAAAAGATTTTGATGCCGGTTTGGGGCTGGAACTGGGAATGGAGTTTCCGGTATTCAATCAGAAAGCGTTGCAAATAGGTTTAAACTACGATATGGGATTTGTTGAAGTGTATAAATCAGAACCCGATCTGCACAACAAAATGGCTTCAATAAGCCTGGGATTACTGTTTTAACAGAGAACAGGAAACAATAAAAAAAGCCGGCTAAGAAATCTCTTAGCCGGCTTTTTACTATTCTAATCGTTGATTATTTTCTTTTTGGTGCTTGAACTCCGCGCTGTTTAGCCATATCTTCCAAACGTTTCTGGAAACTTGACTGCTTTTTAGCCGGTTTCTTTTTATTGGCCTGCAGCTGAGCTCTAATCTTATCTTCGTCAACAAACGAGCGGATCAGGTAAGTCTGGCCAATAGTAATAAGGTTTGCAAGGAAATAGTAGTAACTCAAACCTGATGGATAACTGTTCAACAGGAAGAAGAACATTACCGGCATTATGTACATCATGGTTTTCATTCCCGGCATTCCCTGGCTGGGAGTCGCTGATTGACTTAGCTTCGTAGAAATGATCGTAGTGATGGTCATTAATATGGTAAATAAACTAAGGTGGTTACCCATAAAATTTCCGATCAGTGGAATTGTAAAATCCCAGCTCAGAATCGAATCATAGGTTGATAAGTCCTGTGCCCACAAGAAACTTTGTCCTCTTAACTCAATTGAAGTTGGGAAGAAAAAGAACATGGCAAACAGAATTGGCATCTGTAATACCATCGGCAAACAACCTCCCATTGGGTTTACTCCGGCCTTTCGATATAACGCCATAGTGGCCTGCTGTTTCTCCATGGCTTTTTCCTGCCCCGGAAATTTTGCATTTATCTCATCAACCTCAGGCTTTAATGCGCGCATTTTTGCCTGCGACATGTATGACTTGTATGTAAATGGGAATAGTACCACTTTAATCATCAGCGTAAGCAGCAAGATGATGATCCCAAAGTTATCGATAGAGCGACGTAACCAGTTAAATACCGGGATAATTACGTAACGGTTTACCGGACGTACAATGGCGTAACCTAAATCAATTTGGCGCTCCATATCAAGCCCGTATTGTTTTAAGGTTTGATAGTGGTTTGGTCCAAAATAAAACTGCATACCAACCTTCTCATTTTGGGTTCCGTTGAAAGGAATGGCAATATCAGCTCTGAAATTTCCAAGGTAATTGGGGTTGTTTTCATATTCGTACTTTTCCTGTTTTACCTGGGCATTCGGGAATGCTTCATCGCCAATTACGGAAGAGTTAAAGAATAACTGCTTAAAACCGATCCATTTAACACTTGTTGAAAGGTTTTCTTCGTCTGATTTGTTTTTATTCAGGTTATCGACCTCGTCTTCAAAAAACTTATAGGTCATATAAGTATAGCGATCTTCACCAAAACGCGAATAGTGTTCCTGGCGTGGCACATCAAAAGCCCAGCTAAAATTAAGGTACGATTGATTTCGTGAGATGTAGCTGTCCATACCCTGCATGTTTACATCAAAATCAACCATAAACGAGTTGTATGCCAGGGTATAAACGTACTCTATGAATTTACCAGGAGCAACTTCCAAACGGAAAGTCACCGATTCTTCGCCACCCGGATTTTCTTTGTTAAACTTAATTTTACCTTCATCTCCTTTCGGAACTTCAGGACCGTTTACCACAACATCTTTTGCTCCTCCAATCTGTTCAAAGTACAGGTTATCAGTGCTTATACTTCTGTTTTGCGCAAAGAAATTCAGACCAAACAATGTTTTCGGACCATCAAAAAGAACTAATTGTGTAGAATCATATCTTTCATAGTCTTTCAACTCAACCGAGTAAATACGTCCACCTTTATTCGAGAAGGTGATTTTTACCTGGTTGTTTTCAAGAGTGGTAAACTCTTCGGTACCAACAGATGCGGCTCCAAAAACACCAAGTTCCTCGGTTTTCTGCTGCAGTATTTGATTCTGAACAGCAGTATCGGCTTCCATTGCCGTACTTTGCATTTCTTGCTGTTCCTGCATTTTCTGCAGTTCCAGTGCTTGTTGTGCTTCAACTTGTGCTATGGAATCGCGTCGTTGCTTCGCAGCTTCAACTTCTTCTTTCGATGGCTGGTTGACTAATGAAAATACAACCAGGATCACAAAGATTAAAACGATTCCAATAATCGACTTTTTATCCATTTTCTTTTATTCAGGTAATGAGTTCTTAATAAAATCAATAAACAACGGATGGGGATTTAATACCGTACTTCTGTATTCCGGGTGGAATTGAACACCCACAAACCATTTGTGTTCAGGTATTTCAACAATTTCCACCAGGTCTGTATCAGGATTTATTCCTGTTGGCACCATTCCTGCATCGATATATTGCTGACGGTATGTTTCGTTAAATTCATAACGATGACGGTGTCTTTCGTGAACCGTTAATTTATTGTATGCATTACTAACGTTTGAGTTCTCCTCGATAATACGACATTCGTATGCCCCCAAACGCATGGTTCCACCGTAATTGGTAATGCCCTTCTGTTGTTCCATAAGGTCGATTACCGGATGTGGTGTTTTTGGATTCATTTCTGATGAGTCTGCATTTTCCAAATTAATTACATTTCGGGCAAACTCGATAACAGCCACCTGCATACCTAAACAAATACCAAGGAAAGTGACGTTGTTTTCGCGGGCATATTGTGCTGCCAGAATTTTTCCTTTCATTCCCCGATGACCAAATCCCGGAGCAACGATAATTCCGTTTAATCCTTTTAATTGCTCATCAATATTCTCCACATTCAACTCCTCTGAGTGAATCCAGTTAATATTTACTTTGCACCTGTTTTCAGCTCCCGCGTGTACCAAAGCTTCAGCAATCGATTTGTAAGCATCATGTAATTCTACATATTTTCCAATCAAACCAATCTCAACGGTTTGTGTAGGATTCTTATGGCGTGCAAGGAAATCATTCCAGGCCGAAAGGTCAATTTCTTCGTTAATGGTTAAGCCAAGCTTTTTCAGTACCGTGATATCCAGCTTTTCTTCCAGCATTTTTAACGGAACATCGTAAATTGTTGGCACATTTATCGACTGAATTACAGACTCTAATCCAACATTGCAGAACAGTGCAACCTTTTGGCGAACCGATAATTCAATATCGTGCTCAGTACGAAGTACCAGTATATCGGGTTGAACTCCGGTTTCGAGCAACATTTTAACCGAGTGCTGTGTAGGCTTTGTTTTTAATTCGCCTGTTGCCGACAGGTAAGGAACCAGCGTTAAGTGAATAACCATTGCCCGGCTTCCCAATTCCCATTTTAATTGACGAACCGCTTCAATATAAGGTAACGATTCAATGTCGCCTACCGTACCACCAATCTCAGTGATAACGATATCGTATTTACCTTTTGAACCGAGAATTTTAATTCTTCGTTTAATTTCGTCGGTAATGTGAGGAATAATCTGAACGGTTTTCCCCAGGTAATCACCACGGCGTTCTTTATCGATAACCGATTGGTAAATTCTTCCGGTTGTTACGTTGTTAGCCTGCGATGTTGCAGTATTTAAGAAACGCTCGTAATGTCCCAGATCGAGGTCGGTTTCGGCTCCGTCTTCGGTAACAAAACATTCTCCGTGTTCATACGGATTCAGCGTTCCCGGATCAACGTTAATATACGGATCCAATTTTTGAATGGTAACATTATAACCACGGGATTGTAGCAACTTGGCTAGCGACGAGGCTAAAATACCTTTTCCCAACGACGAAGTAACTCCACCGGTAACAAATATGTATCTAGTTTCAGGCACGGTAAATTTATTTATAATTCGAAGCCACAAAATTAATCAATTAATACGAACCGAAAACTAATGAACCGGCAATTTAACCGATATAGCAAATAGTTAATAACAATGAACTTTTAAAAACCTCATTCTATTTAACAATAATTAAACCGTTTTCCTGAGCGTATTTAAAATTCACTGATCAGTTAGCTGGAAATATCAAAAAACATTGAAAAGCAAGAATGGTATTAAATTAGTATACAAAAGTAAACATATTTGTAAATTCGTATATAGATACATTTGTAATCAATTAGAATTGACTATATTTCAACACGAGAAAAACCGCATAGGCTAGCGTTTTTTGCCATTATACATTTGTATACTAAACGTAAAAAAGGCCATTGGTCAACACCAACGGCCTTTATGCAAATAGAAAAACCTTATATAGCAAGAGTTTTTCTCTGATCGATAACTATTAACTTTAAAACTCTTTTTTAAGTTGCGCCACCCAGTCTTCTACCCGTTGTTTTGTTTTACGGGCCTGGTTTTCCTGGTCAATTGGCAATCCAATAAAATTATCGCCTCGTTGTGCTCGCGACGCTTCGAAAGTATAACCTTCAACAGAGGTTTGCCCTACGATAGTTGCTCCGCACTCTTCAAGTATTTCAGCCAGTAAACCTATCGCATCGCAAAAATTCTCGGTATATCCTTTCTGGTCTCCCAATCCGAAAATGGCAAACTTCTTCTTTTTAAGATCCATTTCTTCCAGATCAGGCACAAACTCATCCCAGTAGTTGGGTAATTCACCATCGAACCAGGTTGGTGCGCTGAGAATAAAATTATCATATTTATTCAGTATATCTTTGCTTAGCTCTTCAGCATTAACTGCTTCAATCTCTTTCTCGCCAAAAGCAGCAATCACTTTTTCTGCTACCTTTTTCGATTTTTGAGTATTGTAACTATATATAATTGCGGTTTTACTCATTTTTTCGATTTTTAGTATTCAATTAATTCTTTTGCTGCAGTGTAAATACGCTCTTTATTTGGTAAGATCGCCTGTTCAAGAATACGGTTAAAACCAACCGGTGTAAATGGCGAACCTACACGTTTAATAGGTGCATCAAGGTATTCAAAACCTTTTTCGTTGATAAGCGCGCTTAACTCGCCACCAAAACCACCAAACACTTTATCTTCGTGAACCACCAATACTTTGTTGGTTTTCTTTATAGAGTTCAAAATAGTTTCTTCATCCAGAGGAATCAGTGAACGCAGATCGATAACTTCTACGTTAGCAACACCATCTTCTGCCAGTTTATTAGCAGCATCCAGGCTTAAATGCGTTGTATTTCCGTAGGTAAGAATAGTCAAATCGCTTCCTTCGCGGCGAACTCTTGCTTTTCCGAATGGCACCTCAAAATCCTCAGGAACAGCAGTTGCTGCTTTCGGATCTTGGTAAAGCGCCTTTGGCTCCATAAACATGGTTAAACCTTCTGAACGTAATGATGTACGTAATAATCCTGCAGCATCATCAGCAAACGAAGGATATACAATACGTACTCCCGGAATGGCAGCCAGCGAACCTTCAATGTTTTGCGAGTGGTACATTCCACCACCGATATAACCACCTGACGCCAGGCGAATAGTCACATTTGGCGAGAATTTACCGTTCGATCGCCACAGGTCGTGACTGGTATCAACATACTGTTCCATTGCCGGCCAGAAATAGTCAGCAAACTCAGCGCCTTCAACTACAACACGGATTTTTTCGTGGTAGCGCGACATCCCGTTGGCAGTTCCAAGAATAAAGTCTTCAGCAATAGGGGCATTAAACACCCGCTTTTCGCCAAACTCGGCCTGCATACCTTTCGATACGTTGAAAATACCGCCTTTATCTTTGTTGGCCATATCCTGTCCCCAGATAAAAGTATCCGGGTTATGATGGAATTCAGCCTTTAAAGTTTCATTAAGTGCCGTAATAAATTTTGTCTTCTCGCCTTCTTCATTATGTAATCCTTCCGGGTATTTCTCCGAAACATACGGATCAGAAAATACATGATCGTAAATGGTTGCAGGATCCGGATCCGGAGCCGCCATCGCAGCTTTGTGAGAAGCCTTAATTTCTGCTTTTACTTCAGCATCAATTTTATCCAGTTCTTCTTCAGTGAAACGCTCGTAACGCACTAATAATCTTCTGTATTTTGCCAGCGGATCGTATTCTACTACGTAATTCCTTTCCGAATCAGAGCGATAAAGTAAATGATCATCAGAATTTGAGTGCGACCCCATACGTACACAGTTGGCCTGTAACATTACGGGTTTGCTTTCTTCAATGGCATAACGTTTGGCTTCTGCCATGGCGTTCATCGAATCGAAAACATCTTTACCGTTACAGTGAATAATGCGCAGGTTTTTAAATCCGGTGAAG
It contains:
- a CDS encoding DUF2490 domain-containing protein, which gives rise to MRLYKGNILFPIFTSMQKLYVLLLILASINSFAQERPFVLWNKNQVEIEPCNKISITVAEKIHYSPKRTMLDLKYGEILIEHQVLNWLEYGAGFRVSYANLQIGEWLQENRPIVFVNLGKDLKNFEFDFYNRFEYRTFKALDNYFRYRQSLRMKFPAITEWGLQFYLQEESFLMLNGKGTDLARFYSGLTAFEKEHIEIKIYYALQKQEVLNTWLSADILGLNLSFQI
- a CDS encoding TetR/AcrR family transcriptional regulator, whose product is MSANSKQQIIEAAGIVFERYGFKKTTMDDIAFAAGKGKSSLYYYFKNKEEVFEAVVAHEAKQLVAEINKAIDTSHSAVDKLRSYVNIRMKRFVQRGNLATALNDNFLATFAFIEKIQNNYRDFEIEMIAAIINEGINRKEFKPVDANFTSEAILTCMIGFEVPLLTKSKTSEESITKINNVIDMFFYGICT
- a CDS encoding porin family protein, whose product is MMKQKTNYSGKTLYSLMLVGVLTMGLSLASKAQMSYGIKIGAGAACQSDMLELANNCDVRFSPTIGFVGKYQITEGFALKSGLEYQQKGRSFTEENVDVTNKLQYLSLPVKAEFSAGEKAGFKKGQRLYFAVGPYLSYMLDAKRELDDTTFDMKSNTKDFDAGLGLELGMEFPVFNQKALQIGLNYDMGFVEVYKSEPDLHNKMASISLGLLF
- the yidC gene encoding membrane protein insertase YidC, whose translation is MDKKSIIGIVLIFVILVVFSLVNQPSKEEVEAAKQRRDSIAQVEAQQALELQKMQEQQEMQSTAMEADTAVQNQILQQKTEELGVFGAASVGTEEFTTLENNQVKITFSNKGGRIYSVELKDYERYDSTQLVLFDGPKTLFGLNFFAQNRSISTDNLYFEQIGGAKDVVVNGPEVPKGDEGKIKFNKENPGGEESVTFRLEVAPGKFIEYVYTLAYNSFMVDFDVNMQGMDSYISRNQSYLNFSWAFDVPRQEHYSRFGEDRYTYMTYKFFEDEVDNLNKNKSDEENLSTSVKWIGFKQLFFNSSVIGDEAFPNAQVKQEKYEYENNPNYLGNFRADIAIPFNGTQNEKVGMQFYFGPNHYQTLKQYGLDMERQIDLGYAIVRPVNRYVIIPVFNWLRRSIDNFGIIILLLTLMIKVVLFPFTYKSYMSQAKMRALKPEVDEINAKFPGQEKAMEKQQATMALYRKAGVNPMGGCLPMVLQMPILFAMFFFFPTSIELRGQSFLWAQDLSTYDSILSWDFTIPLIGNFMGNHLSLFTILMTITTIISTKLSQSATPSQGMPGMKTMMYIMPVMFFFLLNSYPSGLSYYYFLANLITIGQTYLIRSFVDEDKIRAQLQANKKKPAKKQSSFQKRLEDMAKQRGVQAPKRK
- a CDS encoding CTP synthase, whose amino-acid sequence is MPETRYIFVTGGVTSSLGKGILASSLAKLLQSRGYNVTIQKLDPYINVDPGTLNPYEHGECFVTEDGAETDLDLGHYERFLNTATSQANNVTTGRIYQSVIDKERRGDYLGKTVQIIPHITDEIKRRIKILGSKGKYDIVITEIGGTVGDIESLPYIEAVRQLKWELGSRAMVIHLTLVPYLSATGELKTKPTQHSVKMLLETGVQPDILVLRTEHDIELSVRQKVALFCNVGLESVIQSINVPTIYDVPLKMLEEKLDITVLKKLGLTINEEIDLSAWNDFLARHKNPTQTVEIGLIGKYVELHDAYKSIAEALVHAGAENRCKVNINWIHSEELNVENIDEQLKGLNGIIVAPGFGHRGMKGKILAAQYARENNVTFLGICLGMQVAVIEFARNVINLENADSSEMNPKTPHPVIDLMEQQKGITNYGGTMRLGAYECRIIEENSNVSNAYNKLTVHERHRHRYEFNETYRQQYIDAGMVPTGINPDTDLVEIVEIPEHKWFVGVQFHPEYRSTVLNPHPLFIDFIKNSLPE
- a CDS encoding flavodoxin, with the translated sequence MSKTAIIYSYNTQKSKKVAEKVIAAFGEKEIEAVNAEELSKDILNKYDNFILSAPTWFDGELPNYWDEFVPDLEEMDLKKKKFAIFGLGDQKGYTENFCDAIGLLAEILEECGATIVGQTSVEGYTFEASRAQRGDNFIGLPIDQENQARKTKQRVEDWVAQLKKEF
- a CDS encoding thiamine pyrophosphate-dependent enzyme; this encodes MKDLKVPKQYTIKKTPKETLENWYRLMKIGRALDEKAPNYLKQAIGWSYHAPYAGHDGIQLAIGQNFEQKKDHLYMYYRDMLTALAGGMTSEEIILNGISKATDPSSGGRHMSNHLAKPEWNMHSVSSATGNHALHAVGTGRAIKYYEEKAVSISSQGESSVSEGYVYEAITGADKEELPVIFVIQDNGYGISVPKKDQTAQRKVANNFTGFKNLRIIHCNGKDVFDSMNAMAEAKRYAIEESKPVMLQANCVRMGSHSNSDDHLLYRSDSERNYVVEYDPLAKYRRLLVRYERFTEEELDKIDAEVKAEIKASHKAAMAAPDPDPATIYDHVFSDPYVSEKYPEGLHNEEGEKTKFITALNETLKAEFHHNPDTFIWGQDMANKDKGGIFNVSKGMQAEFGEKRVFNAPIAEDFILGTANGMSRYHEKIRVVVEGAEFADYFWPAMEQYVDTSHDLWRSNGKFSPNVTIRLASGGYIGGGMYHSQNIEGSLAAIPGVRIVYPSFADDAAGLLRTSLRSEGLTMFMEPKALYQDPKAATAVPEDFEVPFGKARVRREGSDLTILTYGNTTHLSLDAANKLAEDGVANVEVIDLRSLIPLDEETILNSIKKTNKVLVVHEDKVFGGFGGELSALINEKGFEYLDAPIKRVGSPFTPVGFNRILEQAILPNKERIYTAAKELIEY